From one Mycolicibacterium sp. HK-90 genomic stretch:
- a CDS encoding TlyA family RNA methyltransferase: MARRARVDAELVRRGLARSRQQAAELIEAGRVRIDGMPAAKPATAVAADTNITVIASEERSWVSRGAHKLIGALDAFDVVVEGRRCLDAGASTGGFTEVLLDRGAAQVVAADVGYGQLAWSLRSDERVQVLERTNVRELTPEAIGGPVQLIVADLSFISLATVLPALTACATVDADIVPMVKPQFEVGKDRVGAGGVVSDPELRIDAVCTVARKAAALQWHAVDVTASPLPGPSGNVEYFLHLRAQSDRQLDGESLEQAVRQAVEEGPQ, from the coding sequence GTGGCGCGGCGCGCTCGCGTTGATGCCGAGCTGGTGCGGCGGGGGCTGGCCCGGTCACGACAGCAGGCAGCAGAACTGATCGAGGCCGGGCGGGTGCGGATCGACGGCATGCCCGCCGCCAAACCGGCCACCGCGGTCGCGGCCGACACCAACATCACGGTGATCGCCTCCGAAGAGCGCTCCTGGGTATCGCGGGGTGCGCACAAGCTGATCGGTGCGTTGGACGCGTTCGACGTCGTCGTCGAGGGGCGACGCTGTCTCGACGCGGGGGCATCCACCGGCGGCTTCACGGAGGTGCTTCTCGACCGGGGCGCTGCGCAGGTGGTGGCGGCCGACGTCGGCTACGGTCAGCTGGCCTGGTCACTGCGCTCGGACGAACGGGTGCAGGTGCTGGAACGAACGAATGTGCGGGAGTTGACCCCCGAGGCGATCGGCGGACCGGTGCAGTTGATCGTGGCCGACCTGTCCTTCATCTCGCTGGCGACCGTTCTTCCCGCGCTCACTGCCTGCGCGACGGTCGACGCCGATATCGTTCCGATGGTGAAACCGCAGTTCGAGGTCGGCAAGGATCGTGTCGGCGCGGGCGGTGTGGTGTCCGACCCCGAGTTGCGCATCGACGCGGTGTGCACGGTCGCGCGCAAGGCGGCCGCGTTGCAGTGGCATGCTGTCGATGTGACGGCCAGCCCGCTGCCCGGACCATCGGGCAATGTCGAGTACTTCCTGCACCTGCGTGCTCAGAGCGACCGTCAGCTGGATGGCGAGTCGCTCGAGCAGGCGGTAAGGCAGGCGGTCGAGGAGGGGCCGCAATGA
- a CDS encoding HAD-IIA family hydrolase encodes MTTLARQHDCLLLDLDGTVFRGHEPTAGAIESLAGVASRALYVTNNASRAPEEVAEHLRALGFAADSDDVVTSAQSAAHLLAAHVVGDSAILVVGTEALAAEVRNVGLRPVRAFDEGPIAVVQGHSTSTSWPDLAEAALAIRAGALWVAANVDLTLPSERGLLPGNGSMVAALRAATGQDPLVAGKPQPTLMNDALSRGTFSAPLVVGDRLDTDIAGAVAAGLPSLMVLTGVSTADEAVRAVPAERPGYLAEDLRGLHADADMLCIGPHPAWRVELGSTIVTVHATGADPQDDLSVVRATADAVWSAGLDPGFAVSAGDDTARRALQRWSLLSAPID; translated from the coding sequence GTGACCACGCTTGCGCGGCAGCATGATTGCCTGCTGCTCGATCTCGACGGCACGGTGTTCCGCGGTCACGAGCCAACGGCCGGCGCCATCGAGAGCCTGGCCGGAGTCGCCTCCCGGGCGCTCTATGTCACCAACAATGCCTCACGTGCACCGGAGGAGGTCGCCGAGCACCTCCGCGCACTGGGCTTCGCCGCCGACTCCGACGACGTGGTGACGAGCGCGCAGAGTGCGGCGCATCTGCTGGCCGCACACGTGGTGGGGGATTCTGCCATTCTCGTCGTGGGAACCGAGGCCCTGGCCGCGGAGGTGCGCAACGTCGGGCTGCGGCCGGTGCGCGCGTTCGACGAGGGGCCGATCGCGGTGGTGCAAGGCCACTCGACGAGCACCTCGTGGCCTGACCTCGCCGAGGCCGCATTGGCGATCCGGGCCGGTGCGCTGTGGGTGGCCGCGAACGTAGATCTGACCCTGCCGTCGGAACGCGGTCTGCTGCCGGGCAACGGGTCGATGGTGGCCGCGTTGCGGGCGGCGACCGGGCAGGATCCGCTGGTTGCCGGCAAGCCTCAACCGACGCTGATGAACGATGCCCTGAGCCGGGGGACATTCTCTGCCCCCCTTGTGGTCGGGGACCGGCTCGACACCGACATCGCCGGTGCGGTCGCGGCCGGGCTGCCGAGCCTGATGGTGCTGACCGGCGTCAGCACGGCCGACGAAGCCGTGCGGGCGGTGCCCGCAGAACGGCCCGGATACCTCGCGGAGGACCTGCGGGGACTGCACGCGGACGCCGACATGTTGTGCATCGGGCCGCACCCGGCCTGGCGTGTCGAGCTGGGTTCGACCATCGTGACGGTCCACGCCACGGGTGCGGATCCGCAGGACGACCTGTCGGTGGTTCGGGCGACGGCGGATGCGGTGTGGAGCGCGGGCCTGGATCCCGGCTTCGCGGTCTCGGCCGGAGACGACACAGCGCGCCGGGCGTTGCAGCGATGGTCGTTGCTGTCGGCACCCATCGACTAG